The Streptococcus sp. 29896 genome includes a region encoding these proteins:
- a CDS encoding McrC family protein — MWIRDNQQGISKSVFKERYPFLADHLLDRSLESLAKEQGLFLFPTSWQEIPDLDKSEKLFETVDHSLRTGNVIGFIGYQNDQLTIHSRFAQSDKEDYFLHYMLQKVLHLNVTNLETSFSLEQQFYQLFICLFPSFLQAALRKGLYKEYRRFHHHDANLKGALDIARQLKTSTPFEGKMAYSTREFSFDNNLMQLVRHTIEYIKGHQLSRTSLLFQDKDRENIETIIQATPRYQLADRTKIIYQNQVAPVRHAYYHEYGTLQKLCLLILKGTRHGVGERQQQKIQGILFDVAWLWEEYLAQLLGEEFHHPRNKAKSDSFSMFQGGNGRIYPDFVSLSKKVVADAKYKPIDNIKGRDYLQIVAYMYRFDARNGFYLFPHSGKTEESKQYELLEGKCQRRNEPVVVEKLGLAIPQGVASFDEFCQQIERNEQVFLQSLLSKSRGEISEVMGAK; from the coding sequence ATGTGGATTAGAGACAATCAGCAAGGGATTTCGAAATCAGTTTTTAAAGAGCGGTATCCTTTTTTGGCGGATCACTTGCTTGATAGGAGTTTGGAGTCTTTGGCCAAAGAACAGGGTTTATTCCTGTTTCCGACGAGCTGGCAAGAAATTCCTGATCTCGACAAATCAGAAAAGCTGTTTGAGACTGTCGATCATTCCTTACGGACTGGAAATGTCATTGGCTTTATCGGATATCAGAATGACCAGTTGACGATTCATTCCCGCTTTGCTCAAAGTGATAAGGAAGATTATTTTCTGCATTACATGTTACAGAAGGTGCTTCATCTCAATGTCACCAATCTAGAAACCTCATTTTCACTCGAGCAGCAATTCTATCAGCTGTTTATTTGCCTTTTTCCATCATTTCTTCAGGCTGCTTTGCGAAAGGGACTCTACAAAGAATATCGCCGTTTTCATCATCATGATGCGAATTTGAAGGGAGCCTTGGATATCGCTCGGCAATTGAAAACTAGCACACCATTTGAAGGGAAGATGGCTTATAGCACCAGAGAGTTTTCTTTTGATAATAATCTGATGCAACTGGTCCGACATACTATCGAGTATATCAAGGGGCACCAACTTTCACGTACGTCCCTGCTATTTCAAGACAAGGATAGGGAGAATATAGAAACGATCATTCAAGCGACTCCTCGCTACCAATTAGCAGATAGAACAAAAATCATCTACCAAAACCAAGTTGCACCTGTTCGTCATGCTTATTATCATGAATATGGGACCTTGCAAAAACTTTGTTTGTTGATTCTGAAAGGAACAAGGCATGGTGTTGGGGAGAGGCAGCAGCAGAAAATTCAAGGTATTCTGTTTGATGTGGCTTGGCTATGGGAAGAATATCTAGCACAACTGTTAGGGGAAGAGTTTCACCATCCGCGAAATAAGGCGAAGAGCGACAGTTTTTCCATGTTTCAAGGTGGTAATGGGCGCATTTATCCTGATTTTGTTTCCCTTTCGAAAAAGGTTGTTGCGGATGCCAAGTACAAACCAATCGACAATATCAAAGGAAGAGACTACTTGCAGATAGTAGCCTATATGTACCGATTTGATGCTCGGAATGGCTTTTATTTATTTCCTCATTCTGGGAAAACTGAAGAGAGTAAGCAGTATGAATTGTTGGAGGGGAAATGCCAAAGAAGAAATGAACCAGTTGTGGTTGAAAAACTGGGCTTGGCGATCCCTCAAGGAGTAGCATCTTTTGATGAGTTTTGCCAGCAAATAGAAAGAAATGAGCAGGTCTTTCTACAGTCGCTTCTATCCAAGTCTAGGGGAGAAATCTCTGAGGTTATGGGGGCAAAATAA
- a CDS encoding VOC family protein, protein MISLNVATKEEVDSLIERVEVNGGQITGRPTDAYGFYGASFTDLDGHHFNVIVM, encoded by the coding sequence TTGATTTCACTTAATGTAGCAACTAAAGAAGAAGTGGACAGCCTTATTGAGCGTGTAGAAGTCAATGGTGGACAAATTACAGGTCGTCCGACAGATGCCTATGGCTTTTATGGTGCCAGCTTTACAGATTTGGATGGACATCATTTCAACGTGATTGTTATGTAA